GCAGCCTTAAAGGCTTTACAGCAACAACAGTTTGACATTGTTTTACTAGACCTCAGTTTACCCGATAGCCAGGGCTTAAATTCCCTATCGGCCATTATCGCTGTTGCTCCAGATACGCCGGTTGTTGTGTTAACGAATACCAGTGATTCGGAAACGGCTCTAGAAGCGGTACACCAAGGGGCGCAGGATTATTTAGTCAAAACAAATATTGCCATTGATCAGGCAACATTATGGCGATCGCTACTGTATGCCATTGAGCGCAAAAAAAATCAAAAAGCATTGCGCATTGCCAACGCACGACTCCGGCAGGAGATGACGGTACGCGAGCAGATTCAGCGTAAATTACAAGAGTCCAATAAAGAACTCGAGCAGTTTGCCTATATTGCCTCCCATGATTTGAAGCAGCCTTTATCTAGTATCTATTCATGGGCGCAGCTATTGCAGGTACGCTACGGCGATCGCCTAGATGAGAAAGGACACCAATACATTCAATCCATGCAAGACTCCGTCAAACAGATGACCCAGTTGATTGAAGATCTTCTCACCTATTCCCGTGTTGACCGTGCAGAAAGTGAATTTGTGACGGTAAATTGCAATATTATCGTGCACCAAGTCCTCAACCGTCTCAGCTCGGCGATCGCCCAAAGCCAAGCAGAAATTACCATAGACCCCTTGCCAGAAGTCTATGCCAACCCCCTCCAGCTCGGTCAACTTTTCCAAAATCTCATTGAAAATGCCCTGAAATACCATCGAGAAGATGTCATTCCTTTCGTCCACATCAGTGCCCACTCCCATAACCAACAATGGATCTTTAGCTGCCGCGATAATGGCATCGGTATCGAACCCGACTACTTTGACCAAATCTTTTACGCCTTTAAACGACTCCATTCCCAATCCCAGTACGCAGGTACAGGCATCGGCCTAGCCGTATGCAAAAAAATAGTCCAACGCCACGGTGGCTCTATTTGGCTAGAATCCAACCACGGAGAAGGCTCCCAGTTCCTCTTTTCCCTCCCCTTTCGCCCCCAATCCGTCCTGCCCCCTTAAAGATCAACCCAAGCGGTGATCTAGATCTTTGCCCCTAGTGAATCACCTTTGCTACATTGAAAGCATCTATAACTTTGATACCAAATCACGTACGTATCAACTGCCACATTACCAAATACTTTGGGCAAAATTAGGGGAGGTTCCCGTGAGTTTTGAAAATGACCACCAACAATGTTTAGAGAAACTCATTTGGGCAATGGAGGAGCTTAAAATTGACTTTGAGATGGCTCAACTCAATAAAATAGCAAACCTTATTGTGCAAACAATGACGGGACCTTGGCGCTCATTCCACACACCAGAGCATATTTTTGAAGTGGGTGGTTCCGACAACGCCATCGAACTTTTAGCCGCCCTGTTTCACGACGTTGTTTACGTACAAGTGGACAAAAGCGTCAACTTTAACCTCAGCTACTACATTGTGCCCTTCGTTAAAGAAGTCCGAGAACAACTCTTTATCCGCGACCCCGACGAATTACCACAAGACCAACTTTTTCAGATCATCCTAGATTTATTTGGTTTCCAGCCCGGCCAACCCCTCTCTTCATTTAGGGGACAAAACGAGTTTCTCAGTGCAATTGTCGGCGCTAAAGTTTTAGAACCATTTTTGTCTCCCGCCCAACTGGCTGAAGTGATTTGTTGCATTGAAACAACAATCCCCTTCCGTCCAGACGATGAAAATGGTGTTAGCGCGGCCATGGCATTGTTTCACCGCCTAGAAACTGTAAACGAAAAGTATGGCATCGGCTTATCCCAAGACCAGATGGAAAATACAATTCGCCGTGCGGTGAGATTGTCTAACCGCGATGTCGGCAGTTTTGCCCACCCCAAAGCAGCTCGCTTCTTAGATGGGACATGGGATCTTTTACCTGAAACAAACCATAATCTCCATAACCGCTCTTCCTATACTGTCGTTGAATATCGCCAAGCGCTCCAAAAAATGGAAGGCTTTATGAATTTCCTGCGGCCAAATATCATTTTCCAAGAATTTATGGGTGAACCTGACCAAGATATTTACAACGAACTGATTGCGCAGTCTGAGCGAAATTTACAAGTTGGTCGCCTGTATCTCGGTTGTAAGTTATTTACGATTGGTTTTCTAGAGGCTATTTCTCGCCGCTTAGGTCGCGATATTCCTTTATCTAGCATGATGGGTGAATTACCATCACAAGGTGAAGACGATATTCAGTCAAAGCTGATTGATTATATTCCTGCGATTGAGAGTACGTTTACCCTCAGAAACGATGTGGAGAAAGAGGTTTTAGATTTATTAGAAAAAGGTCGTTACCAAAATGCTTCCTACGATCTCAAAAATTCACCATTAGCAACTTATATTGTGAAATCTATTGGTTTTGATGCGGTACGGGAACAGTGCGATCGCGCAAAGCTCTTTTTCCGGGGAGAGTTGTCCCAAGAGGGATTTCTTGAAAGCATTAGCCCAGAAATTACGCTAACTGTCGTTAAGGGCATCAACAAATTATTTGAGCAACGCCAAGCATCGTTAATGAAAATTATGCCTGTTGTCACGGCTTAAACCCTTG
This portion of the [Limnothrix rosea] IAM M-220 genome encodes:
- a CDS encoding sensor histidine kinase — encoded protein: MILPNALVILLIEDNLAEAELLQELLLTLDTTACQLCHESRLSAALKALQQQQFDIVLLDLSLPDSQGLNSLSAIIAVAPDTPVVVLTNTSDSETALEAVHQGAQDYLVKTNIAIDQATLWRSLLYAIERKKNQKALRIANARLRQEMTVREQIQRKLQESNKELEQFAYIASHDLKQPLSSIYSWAQLLQVRYGDRLDEKGHQYIQSMQDSVKQMTQLIEDLLTYSRVDRAESEFVTVNCNIIVHQVLNRLSSAIAQSQAEITIDPLPEVYANPLQLGQLFQNLIENALKYHREDVIPFVHISAHSHNQQWIFSCRDNGIGIEPDYFDQIFYAFKRLHSQSQYAGTGIGLAVCKKIVQRHGGSIWLESNHGEGSQFLFSLPFRPQSVLPP